The proteins below come from a single Alkalispirillum mobile genomic window:
- a CDS encoding ExeM/NucH family extracellular endonuclease → MARVGKRLVTPSRLALIGALVVAVALVLLRHAPPALGDCSGEFTGLYAIAGHGDDGAVAEGEQVRIRGTVTGVFTGEDQLDGFFIQGDGPGDGLPSGLFVYAPGLTPEQASAVRPGRELAITARTGRWQGQPQVQRVQAIADCGADEGLEPLPVSFPLEPEEEARWAGLWVRVNQSMTVSGTHELQRYGSLHLSADGRAFRPTNFIAADEQPAGRLKVILDDGSHATWPSPTPWLDGETGTRRVGTRVEGLEGVLATTFGALRLHPTQSPRFFDDNPRPDAPERSGAELVRVAGFNVENYFLNLGERGAANSGELERQRERLLPALIGLDADIVGLVEMENDRAALADLVTRLNDRLGEERYRAAAATPDTGSDAIKVSLIYRADRVEKLGAPRRDLDPQHHRPPLKAAFRAREGGRPFGVAVVHHKAKVGCPESGDVDRGQGCWNLRRTAQSEALVQGLADWRKQRGDDLPVLIVGDVNAYGGEAPVRAFLEGGKRDLLAAHQPPEQRYTYVFRGESGYLDHALAPPPLAERVDAAGTWAINADEPRLLEYDARGIADRFSPGPWRSSDHDPVWVDLQP, encoded by the coding sequence ATGGCCAGGGTCGGCAAACGCCTTGTTACGCCTTCGCGGCTGGCGCTCATCGGCGCGCTGGTGGTCGCCGTGGCGCTGGTCCTGCTGCGGCACGCGCCGCCCGCGCTGGGCGACTGCAGCGGGGAGTTCACTGGCCTTTACGCGATCGCCGGTCATGGAGATGACGGGGCAGTAGCGGAGGGGGAGCAGGTCCGGATTCGTGGCACGGTCACGGGGGTATTCACCGGCGAGGACCAACTGGATGGCTTTTTTATCCAGGGGGATGGGCCGGGCGATGGGCTGCCCAGCGGCTTGTTCGTCTATGCGCCGGGCCTGACCCCGGAGCAGGCGAGTGCAGTACGACCGGGCCGCGAACTGGCCATCACCGCCCGGACCGGGCGCTGGCAGGGGCAGCCGCAAGTTCAGCGCGTGCAGGCCATCGCCGACTGCGGGGCGGATGAGGGGCTGGAGCCATTGCCCGTCAGCTTCCCGTTGGAGCCCGAGGAGGAGGCCCGTTGGGCAGGGCTCTGGGTCCGGGTGAATCAGTCGATGACCGTGAGCGGCACCCATGAACTGCAGCGCTACGGCAGCCTCCACCTCTCTGCCGACGGTCGTGCCTTCCGCCCCACCAACTTCATCGCTGCCGACGAGCAGCCTGCCGGCCGGCTAAAGGTGATCCTTGACGATGGCAGCCACGCAACCTGGCCCTCGCCTACCCCCTGGCTGGACGGGGAGACCGGGACTCGCCGGGTGGGGACTCGGGTGGAGGGGCTGGAAGGGGTGTTGGCCACGACCTTCGGCGCCCTGCGGCTGCACCCCACGCAAAGTCCCCGGTTCTTTGACGATAATCCCAGACCGGACGCCCCGGAGCGCAGCGGGGCGGAACTCGTCCGGGTAGCGGGTTTCAATGTGGAGAACTACTTCCTCAACCTGGGTGAGCGTGGGGCGGCCAACAGCGGCGAGCTGGAGCGCCAACGGGAGCGGCTGCTGCCTGCGCTGATCGGTCTGGATGCCGATATCGTCGGGCTGGTGGAGATGGAGAACGACCGGGCCGCCCTGGCGGATCTGGTCACCCGCCTCAACGACCGACTGGGTGAAGAGCGGTACCGGGCAGCCGCTGCCACGCCGGACACTGGCAGCGATGCCATCAAGGTCTCTCTGATCTACCGTGCGGACCGGGTGGAGAAGTTGGGCGCCCCGCGCCGGGACCTGGACCCGCAGCACCACCGCCCGCCGCTCAAGGCGGCCTTCCGGGCCAGGGAGGGTGGCCGCCCCTTTGGCGTAGCGGTGGTCCATCACAAGGCCAAGGTGGGCTGCCCGGAGAGCGGCGACGTGGACCGGGGACAGGGGTGCTGGAACCTGCGGCGCACCGCCCAGTCGGAGGCGTTGGTCCAGGGGCTCGCCGATTGGCGCAAGCAGCGTGGAGACGACCTGCCGGTATTGATCGTGGGCGATGTGAATGCATACGGCGGCGAGGCCCCGGTCCGTGCCTTCCTGGAGGGGGGTAAACGGGATCTCCTGGCAGCGCACCAGCCGCCAGAGCAGCGCTACACGTACGTTTTCCGGGGTGAATCCGGGTACCTGGATCATGCCCTGGCGCCGCCACCGCTCGCGGAGCGGGTGGACGCCGCCGGGACCTGGGCGATCAACGCTGACGAGCCAAGACTGCTGGAGTATGACGCCCGGGGCATAGCGGATCGCTTCAGCCCCGGGCCGTGGCGCAGCTCCGATCATGACCCGGTCTGGGTGGACCTGCAGCCGTGA
- a CDS encoding lipid A deacylase LpxR family protein — protein sequence MHALRRSTRLILLATALLLLPGTAAADRNTLILEYENDLFGGEDRWYTNGVRATWVRTGDPGILHSLVEWLGDHTNLVDPDKPVSYAYSLGQNMYTPKDITDPDPPEDDRPYAGWLNFSTGLGQLRSDSLTRVIVIAGMVGPASLADRTQKEVHRFIDTDMPEGWDTQLRNEFTLMVSAERNQRLWELRTDGGWGVDVNAHLGVALGTPFTLAGTGMTVRVGHHMPNDFTPPRIQPAFPGSMRFVPGERWGWYVFAGLDGQGRAYDVFLDGNTYRSSRSVDREPWVGEAMFGAAVANQRLRLAYTHAYRTREFKGQPEDADYGSLSLSIRW from the coding sequence ATGCATGCACTCCGGCGCAGTACCCGGCTCATCCTGCTGGCCACCGCCTTGCTCCTGTTGCCCGGGACCGCGGCCGCCGATCGCAACACGCTTATTCTCGAGTACGAGAACGACCTGTTCGGCGGTGAGGACCGCTGGTACACCAATGGCGTACGCGCCACCTGGGTCCGTACCGGTGACCCCGGCATCCTGCACAGTTTAGTGGAGTGGCTCGGTGATCACACCAACCTGGTGGACCCGGACAAGCCGGTGAGTTACGCCTACTCCCTGGGCCAGAACATGTATACCCCCAAGGACATTACCGACCCCGATCCACCGGAGGATGACCGCCCCTACGCCGGCTGGCTGAATTTCAGCACCGGGCTGGGCCAGCTGCGCAGCGACAGCCTCACCCGGGTGATTGTCATTGCCGGCATGGTGGGGCCGGCATCTCTGGCCGATCGCACCCAGAAGGAGGTGCACCGTTTCATCGACACCGACATGCCGGAAGGGTGGGATACCCAACTGCGTAACGAGTTCACCCTGATGGTGAGCGCAGAGCGCAACCAGAGGCTCTGGGAACTGCGCACTGACGGCGGCTGGGGCGTTGACGTGAACGCGCACCTGGGTGTGGCCCTGGGCACCCCCTTCACCCTGGCCGGCACCGGCATGACCGTGCGCGTGGGTCACCATATGCCCAATGACTTCACCCCACCGCGGATCCAGCCGGCCTTCCCCGGCTCCATGCGCTTCGTCCCTGGCGAGCGCTGGGGCTGGTACGTGTTCGCGGGGCTGGATGGCCAGGGCCGGGCCTACGATGTCTTCCTGGACGGCAACACCTACCGGAGCAGCCGCAGCGTGGACCGGGAGCCCTGGGTGGGCGAGGCCATGTTCGGCGCCGCGGTGGCCAACCAGCGCCTGCGGCTGGCCTATACCCACGCCTACCGGACCCGGGAGTTCAAGGGTCAACCGGAGGATGCCGACTATGGCTCACTCAGCCTGAGCATCCGCTGGTAG
- a CDS encoding ectoine synthase — protein MKIVKVQDIIGSEREVSGPGWTSRRLLLKKDGMGFSFHETIIPAGAELHLWYKYHLEAVYCVAGNGSIEDLATGEVHEIHDGVLYALDNHDRHILRGGTEDMRLICAFNPPVTGRETHDEDGAYKLVEDDD, from the coding sequence ATGAAGATCGTAAAAGTGCAGGACATCATCGGTTCCGAGCGTGAAGTCTCCGGGCCGGGCTGGACCAGCCGCCGTCTGCTGCTCAAGAAGGACGGCATGGGCTTCTCCTTCCACGAGACCATTATTCCCGCCGGTGCCGAACTGCACCTCTGGTACAAGTACCACCTGGAGGCGGTCTACTGCGTTGCCGGAAACGGCAGCATCGAGGATCTGGCCACCGGCGAGGTGCACGAGATCCACGATGGTGTGCTCTATGCGCTGGACAACCACGACCGCCACATCCTGCGGGGCGGCACCGAGGACATGCGCCTGATCTGCGCCTTCAACCCGCCGGTCACCGGCCGCGAAACCCACGACGAGGACGGCGCCTACAAGCTGGTCGAGGACGACGACTGA
- the ectB gene encoding diaminobutyrate--2-oxoglutarate transaminase has protein sequence MTIDYMQTIEDHESIVRSYVRSFPTVFEKAKGSYLYDGDGKAYLDFFAGASVMNYGHNHPELQKALIEYLQNDGVVHTLDMATKARAEFLDTYHRLILEPRGMEYRVQFPGPTGTNAVETALKIARKVTGREDVISFTNAFHGMTLGSLAVTGNEFKRKGAGIPLTHGQTMPYCGYFGPCENCGGPERNCVDYLDRMLKDGGSGVDHPAAIILEPIQGEGGLNSACLEWMRQVEALCRKYDMLLIVDDIQAGNGRTGPYFSFEEAGIKPDVITVSKSISGFGMPLAITLVKPEHDIWEPGEHNGTFRGFNPAMITAKKALELYWSDDKFEKDTLRKGELVRDGLQKILDKHPETPGSLRGRGMFRGIAFEHHELAEKISEHAFERQLIIETSGPRDEVLKLLPPLVTSDEDLKKGLDIIEESLVAAAKELGIR, from the coding sequence ATGACCATCGACTACATGCAGACAATTGAGGACCACGAGTCCATCGTGCGTTCCTATGTCCGTAGTTTCCCGACCGTCTTCGAGAAGGCGAAGGGCAGCTACCTGTACGACGGCGACGGCAAGGCGTATCTCGACTTCTTCGCCGGCGCCAGTGTCATGAACTACGGCCACAACCACCCGGAGCTGCAGAAGGCGCTGATCGAATACCTGCAGAATGACGGCGTGGTGCACACCCTCGACATGGCCACCAAGGCCCGGGCGGAGTTCCTGGACACCTACCACCGGCTGATCCTGGAGCCCCGCGGCATGGAATACCGGGTGCAGTTCCCCGGGCCCACCGGCACCAACGCCGTGGAGACCGCGCTGAAGATCGCCCGCAAGGTCACCGGCCGTGAGGACGTCATCTCCTTCACCAACGCCTTCCACGGCATGACCCTGGGCTCGCTGGCCGTCACCGGCAACGAGTTCAAGCGCAAGGGCGCCGGCATCCCGCTCACCCACGGGCAGACCATGCCCTACTGCGGCTACTTCGGCCCCTGCGAGAACTGCGGCGGCCCCGAGCGCAACTGCGTCGACTACCTGGACCGCATGTTGAAGGACGGCGGTTCCGGGGTAGACCACCCGGCGGCCATCATCCTTGAGCCCATCCAGGGCGAGGGCGGCCTGAACAGTGCCTGCCTGGAGTGGATGCGCCAGGTGGAAGCGCTGTGCCGCAAGTACGACATGCTGCTGATCGTTGATGACATCCAGGCCGGTAATGGCCGTACCGGGCCCTACTTCAGCTTCGAAGAGGCCGGCATCAAGCCCGATGTCATCACCGTCTCCAAGTCCATCAGCGGCTTCGGCATGCCGCTGGCCATCACCCTGGTCAAGCCGGAGCACGATATCTGGGAGCCGGGCGAGCACAACGGTACCTTCCGCGGGTTCAACCCGGCCATGATCACCGCCAAGAAGGCGCTGGAGCTCTACTGGAGCGACGACAAGTTCGAGAAAGACACCCTGCGCAAGGGCGAACTGGTCCGCGACGGTCTGCAGAAGATCCTCGACAAGCATCCGGAGACCCCCGGGTCCCTGCGCGGTCGTGGCATGTTCCGCGGCATCGCCTTCGAGCACCATGAACTGGCCGAGAAGATCAGTGAACACGCCTTCGAGCGTCAGCTGATCATCGAGACCTCCGGCCCCCGTGACGAGGTGCTGAAGCTGCTGCCGCCGCTGGTCACCTCCGACGAGGACCTGAAGAAGGGGCTCGATATTATCGAGGAGTCCCTGGTTGCAGCGGCGAAGGAGCTCGGTATCCGCTGA
- the ectA gene encoding diaminobutyrate acetyltransferase gives MSEQNAADGIVIRTPTIDDGGPMWRVVRDSGVLDLNSSYLYLLMATDFAETSVVAEMDGRVVGFVIGYRPPQRPDSIFLWQVGVDEAARGKGLGKRLLRAFLAAPGARGARLLETTISPSNAASRALFAAIARELGVDNLESEHFSEAHFLPDEGHEPEMLFRIGPLDPETVQQRYGDCIA, from the coding sequence GTGTCTGAACAGAACGCGGCGGACGGCATTGTAATCCGCACCCCCACGATCGATGACGGTGGCCCCATGTGGCGCGTGGTGCGCGACTCCGGGGTTCTGGACCTGAACTCCAGCTACCTCTACCTGCTGATGGCCACCGACTTCGCTGAGACCAGCGTGGTCGCGGAAATGGATGGCCGGGTGGTGGGCTTCGTCATCGGCTATCGCCCGCCTCAGCGGCCCGACTCCATCTTCCTCTGGCAGGTGGGCGTGGACGAGGCGGCCCGCGGCAAGGGGCTGGGCAAGCGCCTGCTGCGCGCCTTCCTGGCGGCTCCGGGCGCGCGCGGCGCGCGACTGCTGGAAACCACCATATCCCCTTCCAACGCGGCCTCGCGCGCGCTGTTCGCCGCCATCGCCCGCGAGCTGGGGGTGGACAACCTCGAGAGTGAGCACTTCAGCGAGGCGCACTTCCTGCCCGATGAGGGCCACGAGCCGGAGATGCTGTTCCGCATCGGCCCGCTCGACCCCGAGACCGTGCAACAGCGCTACGGCGACTGCATCGCCTGA
- the tsaB gene encoding tRNA (adenosine(37)-N6)-threonylcarbamoyltransferase complex dimerization subunit type 1 TsaB, which yields MQRILALDTATEACSVALAVGDSVLSDSVISPRGHTARILPMVREVLAEAGLTLGDLDGLAWGCGPGSFTGLRIGTSVVQGLALARDLPVVAVSNLEMLAEGAWREQGAESVLAALDARMGEVYWSAFRRSGTGLMAPVAEERVCAPDQVPAMPADTAWWAVGKGWQAYPEVLRAGQPGTLAGLLPEAVPLARDALPRARLVLAEGGGLAPEQAQPVYLRNRVAEKPGR from the coding sequence GTGCAACGTATCCTGGCATTGGACACTGCCACCGAGGCCTGCTCGGTTGCCCTTGCGGTTGGCGACTCGGTGCTGTCTGACAGCGTGATCAGCCCGCGCGGTCATACCGCCCGGATCCTGCCCATGGTGCGCGAGGTGCTGGCCGAAGCGGGCTTGACGCTGGGCGATTTGGATGGCCTGGCGTGGGGCTGCGGTCCGGGGTCCTTCACCGGTCTGCGGATCGGCACCTCGGTGGTGCAGGGCCTGGCGCTGGCCCGGGATCTGCCCGTGGTGGCCGTCTCCAACCTGGAGATGCTGGCCGAGGGCGCCTGGCGCGAGCAGGGCGCGGAGAGCGTGCTGGCCGCCCTGGATGCGCGAATGGGCGAGGTTTACTGGAGCGCGTTTCGCCGCTCCGGGACGGGGTTGATGGCGCCGGTGGCAGAGGAGCGGGTCTGCGCCCCGGACCAGGTCCCGGCAATGCCGGCTGATACTGCCTGGTGGGCGGTTGGCAAGGGGTGGCAGGCTTATCCGGAGGTGTTGCGGGCCGGGCAGCCGGGTACCCTGGCCGGGCTGCTGCCTGAGGCGGTGCCGCTGGCCCGGGATGCCCTGCCGCGCGCCCGCCTTGTGCTGGCCGAGGGCGGGGGGCTGGCCCCGGAACAGGCGCAGCCGGTCTACCTGCGAAACCGGGTGGCGGAAAAACCCGGGCGCTGA
- the znuA gene encoding zinc ABC transporter substrate-binding protein ZnuA, protein MKRKLITTLAATLVGLGLSLPAHAEPPRVVASIVPLHSLAASVMDGVAEPKRLLPGGASPHTYNLRPSEADMLSKAELVIWVGPELESFLERPLRNLAADAEVLEVAGLEGIRLLDTRDGGQWDSHHHHHDGGDDHNHGHDDHHDHGHDHDDQHDHGHSDDHDHGHGHNGDHGHAHDDEHGHGHGHDHDGDHGHDHHHGEHDMHLWLSPDVARAFVTALSEKLKAMDPDNAATYRDNAEATLSRIDELDNRLAERLAPLADHAYLVFHDAYQYFEAHYGLSPVGSVTVNPERQPSARRLSELRQRIRDTDARCVFAEPQFRPSLVETLVEDTDAEGGVLDPLGAELAPGPDAWFELMENMASDLEACLARD, encoded by the coding sequence ATGAAGCGCAAACTGATCACCACCCTTGCAGCCACCCTGGTCGGGCTGGGCCTGAGCCTGCCCGCGCACGCGGAGCCCCCCCGGGTTGTCGCCAGCATTGTGCCCCTACACAGCCTGGCCGCCTCTGTGATGGACGGCGTGGCCGAGCCCAAGCGCCTGCTCCCCGGCGGCGCCTCCCCCCATACCTACAACCTCCGCCCCTCCGAGGCCGACATGCTCAGCAAGGCGGAGCTGGTCATCTGGGTAGGCCCGGAGCTGGAGAGCTTCCTCGAACGACCCCTGCGCAACCTGGCTGCTGACGCTGAGGTGCTGGAGGTCGCCGGCCTGGAGGGCATCCGCCTGCTGGACACCCGCGACGGCGGCCAGTGGGACTCGCATCATCACCACCACGATGGCGGTGACGACCACAACCACGGGCATGATGATCATCACGATCATGGCCACGACCACGATGATCAGCACGACCACGGCCATAGTGATGACCATGATCATGGCCATGGCCACAATGGCGACCACGGGCACGCTCATGACGATGAGCATGGGCATGGGCATGGGCATGACCACGATGGGGATCACGGGCATGATCACCACCACGGCGAACATGACATGCACCTCTGGCTGTCGCCGGACGTTGCCCGGGCGTTCGTGACCGCCCTCTCCGAAAAACTGAAGGCAATGGACCCGGACAACGCGGCAACCTACCGTGATAATGCCGAGGCCACCCTGAGCCGGATCGACGAACTGGACAATCGCCTGGCGGAACGCCTGGCGCCGCTGGCGGATCACGCCTACCTGGTCTTCCATGACGCCTATCAGTACTTCGAGGCGCACTATGGCCTGAGCCCGGTTGGTTCCGTGACCGTCAACCCCGAACGGCAGCCCAGCGCCCGCCGGCTCTCTGAACTACGTCAGCGTATCCGCGACACCGACGCCCGCTGCGTCTTCGCCGAGCCGCAGTTCCGTCCAAGCCTGGTGGAGACCCTGGTGGAAGACACCGACGCCGAGGGTGGTGTGTTGGATCCCCTGGGTGCCGAGCTGGCCCCCGGGCCGGACGCCTGGTTCGAACTCATGGAAAACATGGCCAGCGACCTGGAAGCCTGCCTGGCGCGGGACTGA
- a CDS encoding Fur family transcriptional regulator, which produces MTEPVVVTDFKGHGHDHDRCQQSALRRAEEVCQVSGARLTPLRRRVLELVWASHEPVKAYDLLEQLRRERDGVAPPTVYRALEFLLEQGLIHRLESLTAYLGCGAPQRPHACQFLICERCQSVAELSDNEISQLIDRKAQEMGFRMARQTIELSGLCPRCSGSACSV; this is translated from the coding sequence ATGACTGAGCCGGTAGTCGTTACTGATTTCAAAGGCCATGGCCACGATCACGACCGTTGCCAGCAGTCAGCGCTGCGGCGGGCGGAGGAGGTCTGCCAGGTCAGCGGGGCCCGGTTGACTCCCCTGCGGCGCCGGGTGCTGGAGCTGGTCTGGGCCAGCCACGAGCCGGTCAAGGCCTATGATCTGTTGGAGCAGCTGCGCCGGGAGCGCGACGGCGTGGCGCCGCCCACGGTGTACCGCGCCCTGGAGTTCCTGCTGGAGCAGGGGCTCATCCACCGGCTCGAATCCCTCACGGCTTACCTGGGCTGCGGCGCGCCGCAACGGCCCCACGCCTGCCAGTTCCTGATCTGTGAACGGTGCCAGTCGGTGGCTGAACTCTCCGATAACGAAATCAGCCAGTTGATTGACCGCAAGGCGCAGGAAATGGGCTTCCGGATGGCGCGGCAGACCATCGAACTCAGCGGGCTCTGCCCGAGGTGCTCGGGGTCGGCATGTTCGGTCTGA
- a CDS encoding ATP-binding cassette domain-containing protein: MFGLTVGRRASAGPAVDDDTLVAAQRLTVTRGQQPVLCNVDVAVKAGQVVTLVGPNGSGKSTLVQVLTGLIRDHQGQVRHRDGLRVGYVPQHFRIDRNLPITARRFMKLAPRGRHGNWDSAVADAGVAHLLERPMQGLSGGELRRVLLARALLSRPHLLALDEPAAGLDQRGQGELYRLIRHIRERYGCGVLVVSHDLNLVMAATDQVLCLSEGHILCRGAPESVRAHPEYLALFGSHLGPETAVFPHAHDHEPGEHCSHG; encoded by the coding sequence ATGTTCGGTCTGACGGTCGGTCGGCGCGCAAGCGCGGGCCCTGCAGTGGATGACGACACGCTGGTGGCGGCGCAACGGTTGACGGTAACCCGGGGGCAGCAGCCGGTGCTGTGCAACGTGGACGTGGCGGTCAAGGCCGGTCAGGTGGTGACCCTGGTGGGCCCCAACGGCTCGGGCAAGTCGACGTTGGTCCAGGTGCTTACCGGCCTGATTCGCGATCACCAGGGCCAGGTCCGGCACCGTGACGGCTTGCGGGTGGGCTACGTGCCGCAGCACTTTCGCATCGATCGGAACCTGCCCATTACCGCACGTCGGTTTATGAAACTGGCCCCACGGGGGCGACATGGCAACTGGGACTCGGCCGTGGCCGATGCCGGGGTGGCCCACCTGCTGGAACGGCCGATGCAGGGGCTCTCCGGTGGTGAGCTGCGGCGGGTGCTGCTGGCCCGGGCACTGCTCTCCCGGCCCCACCTGCTGGCGCTGGATGAGCCAGCGGCCGGGCTCGACCAGCGCGGCCAGGGGGAGCTTTACCGGCTCATCCGGCACATCCGCGAGCGCTACGGGTGCGGGGTGCTGGTGGTCTCTCACGACCTGAACCTGGTGATGGCGGCCACCGACCAGGTGCTCTGCCTCAGTGAGGGACACATCCTCTGCCGCGGGGCGCCGGAGTCGGTGCGTGCGCACCCGGAGTACCTGGCGCTGTTCGGCTCGCACCTCGGGCCGGAGACGGCGGTATTCCCCCACGCCCACGACCATGAACCTGGGGAGCATTGCAGTCATGGATGA
- the znuB gene encoding zinc ABC transporter permease subunit ZnuB, with protein MDDFLIRAMLAGFGLAVVAGPLGSFVVWRRMAYFGDTLAHSALLGVALGFLVGLNINFGIVLVCGALAVLLVVLRSRQRLADDTILGIMAHSSLSLGLVALAFMEHVRVDLMAYLFGDILSVGQMELWWIWLGGAAVLAVLVLIWRPLLTMTLHEELARAEGVPILPLQLLFMALMAGVIAIAMNIVGILLVTSLLIIPAATARLFARTPEQMAVLAALLGCVAVAGGLRGSWNWDLPTGPAIVVAATLLFSLAMVVTSSWRLVVRREQAADG; from the coding sequence ATGGATGATTTCCTGATCCGAGCCATGCTGGCGGGCTTCGGGCTGGCTGTGGTGGCCGGGCCATTGGGCAGTTTCGTGGTCTGGCGGCGCATGGCCTACTTCGGCGATACCCTGGCGCACTCGGCACTACTGGGCGTGGCGCTGGGGTTTCTGGTCGGCTTGAATATCAATTTCGGCATCGTGCTGGTCTGCGGGGCACTGGCGGTTCTGCTGGTGGTTTTGCGTAGCCGACAGCGTCTGGCGGATGACACCATCCTCGGCATCATGGCCCACAGCAGTCTGTCGCTGGGGCTGGTGGCCTTGGCCTTCATGGAGCACGTGCGGGTGGATCTGATGGCCTACCTGTTCGGGGATATCCTGTCGGTAGGGCAGATGGAGCTCTGGTGGATCTGGCTGGGGGGAGCGGCCGTGCTGGCGGTGCTGGTGCTGATCTGGCGGCCCTTGCTGACCATGACACTGCACGAGGAGCTGGCCCGTGCGGAGGGTGTGCCCATCCTGCCGCTGCAACTGCTGTTCATGGCGCTGATGGCGGGGGTGATCGCCATCGCCATGAACATTGTGGGCATCCTGCTTGTCACCTCGTTGCTGATCATCCCGGCCGCGACTGCAAGGCTGTTCGCCCGCACGCCGGAGCAGATGGCCGTGCTGGCCGCGTTGCTGGGCTGCGTGGCGGTGGCCGGCGGGTTGCGGGGCTCCTGGAACTGGGACCTGCCCACGGGGCCAGCGATCGTGGTGGCGGCAACGCTGCTGTTCAGCCTGGCCATGGTGGTGACGTCCAGCTGGCGCCTGGTGGTTCGCCGTGAGCAGGCGGCAGACGGATAG
- a CDS encoding Ig-like domain-containing protein: protein MPSIAPKWLGAGMLIATLALAGCLGEGPETEQSDRGAISSYLDGNLELGEVEALSLDAGDQVNLAFRLTDADGRPVAGERLAVLSRAGNLITHPAPRTDDDGYARTRLLAQRGGQDTLEVTAPGDIKGELRLRVGGDEANGHEDHQVGEAQVPEREDVVSWSRLGALETWEEDDLLAAEFPDDIQALEGRTIRVQGFMMPLEQGDRQRHFLLSKSTPSCFYCAPGGPESVVEIKADRGLAFTFDALVLEGELELLDPNEMGMFYRLKNARKAD, encoded by the coding sequence ATGCCGTCTATTGCACCGAAATGGCTCGGTGCAGGGATGCTTATCGCCACCCTCGCCCTGGCCGGTTGCCTGGGCGAGGGGCCGGAGACAGAACAATCGGACCGGGGAGCGATCAGCAGCTACCTGGACGGGAACCTGGAGCTGGGTGAAGTCGAGGCCCTCAGCCTGGATGCCGGCGACCAGGTCAACCTCGCCTTCCGACTCACCGACGCGGACGGTCGCCCCGTCGCGGGCGAGCGGTTGGCGGTCCTCTCCCGGGCCGGCAATCTGATCACGCACCCGGCCCCCAGGACCGACGACGACGGTTACGCCCGCACCCGCCTGCTGGCGCAGCGCGGCGGCCAGGACACCCTGGAGGTCACCGCGCCCGGCGATATCAAGGGCGAGTTGCGCCTGCGTGTCGGTGGCGACGAAGCCAACGGCCACGAGGATCACCAGGTGGGCGAGGCGCAAGTGCCCGAGCGGGAGGACGTGGTCAGCTGGAGCCGCCTGGGCGCCCTGGAGACCTGGGAGGAGGACGACCTGCTGGCGGCGGAGTTCCCCGACGACATCCAGGCGCTGGAGGGCAGGACCATCCGCGTGCAGGGTTTCATGATGCCGCTGGAGCAAGGCGACCGCCAACGCCACTTCCTGCTCAGCAAGAGCACGCCCAGCTGCTTCTACTGCGCCCCCGGCGGGCCTGAGAGCGTGGTGGAGATCAAGGCCGACCGTGGACTGGCCTTCACCTTCGATGCCCTCGTCCTGGAGGGCGAGCTGGAGTTGCTGGACCCCAACGAGATGGGCATGTTCTACCGGCTGAAAAACGCCCGCAAGGCGGACTGA